The following coding sequences lie in one Stenotrophomonas rhizophila genomic window:
- the tssF gene encoding type VI secretion system baseplate subunit TssF, which translates to MQDLLPYYERELAYLRRYGREFADRYPKIAGRLQLNAEGSQDPHVERLIEAFALLSARVSKRIEDDYPEFTDALLDVLYPHYLRPFPSCSIAHFDMDGVSSKLSAPITVARGTALQSRPVRGVSCRFRTAFDVVLAPIAVQSAVYRGVAEAPMATSLPAGSGAQVSLSFRLMSDQASFDTLGTDALRLFLDGEPSLRASLRDALALGVKVAYVEADNSGRWRRLDEVPLRQVGFSEDESLVDFPARSHPAYRLLTELFAYPEKFGFVDLLLKPVTAGASRSFTLHLILQASAPERGNQLVLEDLSASNVRLGCTPIVNLFTQPGEPIRVTHRTVSYAVLADARRAFAYEVYSIDSVHRIRQTPQGEVIQAFRPFYSLHHGEDPDRTGQYWVSRRDEDIARQSPGFETEISFVDLAFNPTLPQTDTVSLELTCSNRDLPSHLAHGVAGGDLTLEGGTPARAISLLRKPTRPLRFRQGKNAQWRLISHLSLNQLSLTGSGLTALKEMLRLYDLSGNNVSARQIDGILALEQHPVTSWMSGKQFASVVRGLEIRLTINENHFVGAGIAAFAQVMDHFFALYVHANSFTRLVLVSSDSGEEIVRCPARSGESILA; encoded by the coding sequence ATGCAGGATCTGCTGCCCTATTACGAACGCGAACTGGCTTACCTGCGCCGCTACGGCCGCGAGTTCGCCGATCGCTACCCCAAGATTGCCGGTCGCCTTCAGCTCAATGCCGAAGGCAGCCAGGATCCGCATGTCGAGCGCCTGATCGAAGCCTTCGCGCTGCTCAGCGCACGCGTTTCCAAGCGCATCGAAGACGATTACCCCGAATTCACCGACGCCCTGCTGGACGTCCTGTATCCGCACTACCTGCGGCCGTTCCCGTCGTGCTCGATCGCCCATTTCGACATGGACGGGGTGTCGTCCAAGTTGAGCGCGCCGATCACCGTGGCGCGCGGCACGGCCCTGCAGTCGCGCCCGGTGCGCGGCGTGTCCTGCCGTTTCCGTACCGCCTTCGACGTGGTCCTGGCACCGATCGCGGTGCAGTCGGCGGTATACCGCGGTGTGGCCGAAGCGCCGATGGCCACCAGCCTGCCGGCCGGCAGCGGCGCGCAGGTGTCGCTCAGTTTCCGCCTGATGTCCGACCAGGCCAGCTTCGATACGCTGGGCACCGACGCCCTGCGCCTGTTCCTGGACGGCGAGCCCTCGCTGCGTGCGTCGCTGCGCGATGCTCTGGCGCTCGGGGTCAAGGTGGCCTATGTAGAGGCCGACAACAGCGGCCGCTGGCGCCGCCTGGACGAGGTGCCGCTGCGCCAGGTCGGCTTCAGCGAGGACGAATCGCTGGTCGACTTCCCGGCGCGCTCGCACCCGGCCTATCGTCTGCTCACCGAGCTGTTTGCCTACCCGGAAAAATTCGGCTTCGTCGACCTGCTGCTCAAGCCGGTCACCGCCGGCGCCAGCCGCAGCTTCACCCTGCACCTGATCCTGCAGGCCAGCGCCCCCGAGCGTGGCAACCAGCTGGTGCTGGAGGACCTGAGCGCCAGCAACGTGCGCCTGGGCTGCACGCCGATCGTCAACCTGTTCACCCAGCCGGGCGAGCCGATCCGCGTGACCCATCGCACGGTCAGCTACGCGGTGCTGGCCGATGCGCGGCGTGCGTTTGCCTACGAGGTGTACTCGATCGACTCGGTGCACCGCATCCGGCAGACGCCACAGGGCGAAGTGATCCAGGCGTTCCGTCCGTTCTATTCGCTGCACCATGGCGAAGACCCGGACCGCACCGGGCAGTACTGGGTGTCGCGTCGCGACGAGGACATCGCGCGGCAAAGCCCGGGCTTTGAAACCGAGATCAGCTTCGTCGACCTGGCCTTCAACCCGACCCTGCCGCAGACCGACACCGTCAGCCTGGAGCTGACCTGCAGCAACCGTGACCTGCCCAGCCACCTGGCCCATGGCGTGGCCGGCGGCGATCTCACCCTGGAAGGCGGCACGCCCGCGCGGGCCATCAGCCTGCTGCGCAAGCCGACCCGGCCGTTGCGCTTCCGCCAGGGCAAGAACGCCCAGTGGCGACTGATTTCGCATCTGTCGTTGAACCAGCTGTCGCTGACCGGCAGCGGGCTGACCGCGCTGAAGGAGATGCTGCGGCTGTACGACCTGTCCGGCAACAACGTCTCGGCCCGGCAGATCGACGGCATCCTGGCGTTGGAGCAGCACCCGGTGACCAGCTGGATGTCCGGCAAGCAGTTTGCCTCGGTCGTACGCGGGCTGGAGATCCGCCTGACCATCAACGAGAACCATTTCGTGGGCGCCGGCATTGCCGCGTTTGCCCAGGTGATGGATCACTTCTTTGCACTGTACGTGCATGCCAACAGTTTCACCCGGCTGGTGCTGGTTTCCAGCGACAGTGGTGAGGAGATCGTCCGATGCCCGGCGCGAAGCGGCGAATCGATCCTGGCGTAG
- the tssG gene encoding type VI secretion system baseplate subunit TssG, translated as MPGAKRRIDPGVAQQLLAEPHRFEFFQAARLLEQVFQRQGVKAGQAVPMRVRFRNPLSLGFPATELSSECVAYSLKGDKLEDAAAIDHALEHETLAEVHLTPHFMGLLGTSGALPLHYTETLQIRELYDRDRTARAFLDIFSTRAVSLHYAAWKKHRLALQYEIDRRERFLPLIMSLFGMGMNELRDRLVDGHGDVFDQAFAYYAGAVRQRPVSAALMQRVLADYFQVPLALEQFVGAWYRVPAGQSTRLGQANATLGASALAGDRVWQRDLRMRLSIGPLRREQFDDFLPGGSAEQALAKWLSLLTGGTLEYEVRLVLRQEDVRGAGLGAGVGARLGWDSYMCSRAADGPRSDTTYGIHTLQ; from the coding sequence ATGCCCGGCGCGAAGCGGCGAATCGATCCTGGCGTAGCCCAGCAACTGCTCGCCGAACCGCACCGCTTCGAGTTCTTCCAGGCGGCGCGGTTGTTGGAGCAGGTGTTCCAGCGCCAGGGCGTGAAGGCAGGCCAGGCCGTGCCCATGCGGGTGCGGTTCCGCAACCCGTTGTCGCTGGGTTTCCCGGCCACCGAGTTGAGCTCGGAATGCGTGGCGTACAGCCTCAAGGGTGACAAGCTGGAAGACGCCGCGGCGATCGACCATGCGCTTGAGCACGAGACCCTGGCCGAGGTGCACCTGACCCCGCACTTCATGGGCTTGCTGGGCACCTCTGGTGCCTTGCCGCTGCATTACACCGAAACCCTGCAGATCCGCGAGCTGTACGACCGCGACCGCACCGCACGCGCGTTCCTGGACATCTTCTCCACGCGCGCGGTGTCGCTGCATTACGCGGCGTGGAAGAAGCACCGGTTGGCCCTGCAGTACGAGATCGATCGTCGCGAGCGCTTCCTGCCGTTGATCATGTCGCTGTTCGGCATGGGCATGAACGAACTGCGCGACCGGCTGGTGGACGGGCACGGCGACGTGTTCGACCAGGCCTTTGCCTACTACGCCGGCGCGGTGCGGCAACGCCCGGTGTCGGCGGCGCTGATGCAGCGGGTGCTGGCCGACTACTTCCAGGTGCCGCTGGCGCTGGAGCAGTTCGTGGGCGCCTGGTACCGGGTGCCGGCCGGGCAATCCACGCGCCTGGGCCAGGCCAACGCCACGCTCGGCGCCAGTGCGCTGGCCGGCGACCGGGTCTGGCAGCGCGACCTGCGCATGCGCCTGAGCATCGGCCCGCTGCGACGGGAGCAGTTCGATGATTTCCTGCCCGGCGGCAGCGCCGAGCAGGCGCTGGCCAAGTGGCTGTCGCTGCTGACTGGCGGCACGCTGGAATACGAAGTGCGGTTGGTGCTGCGTCAGGAAGACGTGCGCGGCGCCGGGCTGGGTGCCGGCGTCGGCGCGCGGCTGGGCTGGGACAGTTACATGTGCTCGCGTGCCGCCGACGGCCCGCGGTCGGACACCACCTACGGCATCCATACACTGCAATGA
- the tssH gene encoding type VI secretion system ATPase TssH, with protein MSINLKTLISKLDDTCRLAAERAANLCMSRGNYEVDLEHLFLALLEQPHSDFVLIARRCGISPDALERDLSDEISQFKTGNGRTPVFSQHIPKLFEHAWLIASLDSETSRIRSGHLLLALMTEPELSQLAYRGSKLFVRFKLDELKHDFAKLTEGSQEATQTVRNADAGAGEGDLGGETAAAVDGGKGGLSKTPALDQFTTNLTERAREGRIDPVIGRDGEIRQVIDILMRRRQNNPILTGEAGVGKTAVVEGLARRIADKDVPDVLLGVELHTLDMGLLQAGASVKGEFENRLKNVIDEVKKSPHPIILFIDEAHTMIGAGGTAGQNDAANLLKPALARGELRTIAATTWSEYKKYFEKDAALARRFQVVKVEEPTEALAAAMLRGMVGLMEAHFNIRVMDEAVTEAVRLSHRYISGRQLPDKAVSVLDTACAKVALGQSATPAIIEDTRKHLDRLDAELAALQRETAGGANHHAERLGELQQLQADARAVLATNEERLSLERALADQIRQLRQQMENGGAEAAGNEAAPAEAVAAEKPVARGKKAAAAVSPQQAELDRLLAELRQLQGDTPMVPLQVDGGVVAEIVSAWTGVPLGRMVKDEIRTVRTLGTLLVDRVIGQDHALEAIAQRVRTATAKLEDPNKPRGVFMFVGPSGVGKTETALALADILYGGERKLITINMSEYQEAHSVSGLKGSPPGYVGYGEGGVLTEAVRRNPYSVVLLDEVEKAHPDVLEMFFQVFDKGQMDDAEGREIDFRNTLIILTSNIGSSQIMQACLNKPAEEIPTADALGEALRPVLMKSFKPAFLGRMKVVPYFPINDDVLAQIIALKLGRIRDRVAGNHKATFLWDDSLVEAVLSRCTEVDSGARNVDHILNGTLLPEVAESVLAAMAEGNRINTIKVTAGKNGAFKYKLS; from the coding sequence ATGAGCATCAATCTCAAGACCCTGATCAGCAAGCTGGACGATACCTGCCGTCTGGCCGCCGAGCGTGCCGCCAACCTGTGCATGTCGCGCGGCAACTACGAGGTTGATCTGGAGCACCTGTTCCTGGCGCTGCTGGAGCAGCCGCACAGCGATTTCGTGTTGATTGCCCGCCGCTGCGGCATCTCGCCCGATGCGCTGGAACGCGACCTGTCCGACGAGATCAGCCAGTTCAAGACCGGCAACGGCCGCACCCCGGTGTTTTCCCAGCACATTCCCAAGCTGTTCGAACACGCCTGGCTGATTGCCTCGCTGGATTCGGAAACCAGCCGCATCCGCAGCGGCCACCTGCTGCTGGCGCTGATGACCGAACCGGAGCTGTCGCAGCTGGCCTACCGGGGCTCCAAGCTGTTCGTGCGCTTCAAGCTGGACGAGCTCAAGCACGACTTCGCCAAGCTCACCGAGGGCTCGCAGGAAGCCACCCAGACCGTGCGCAACGCCGATGCCGGCGCAGGCGAGGGTGACCTCGGTGGCGAGACCGCCGCGGCCGTGGACGGCGGCAAGGGCGGGCTGTCCAAGACGCCGGCGCTGGACCAGTTCACCACCAACCTGACCGAGCGTGCCCGCGAAGGTCGCATCGACCCGGTGATCGGTCGCGATGGTGAGATCCGCCAGGTGATCGACATCCTGATGCGTCGCCGTCAGAACAACCCGATCCTCACCGGTGAGGCCGGCGTCGGCAAGACCGCCGTGGTGGAAGGGCTGGCCCGCCGCATCGCCGACAAGGACGTGCCCGACGTGCTGCTGGGCGTGGAACTGCATACCCTGGACATGGGCCTGCTGCAGGCCGGTGCCAGCGTCAAGGGCGAGTTCGAGAACCGCCTGAAGAACGTGATCGACGAGGTCAAGAAGAGCCCGCACCCGATCATCCTGTTCATCGACGAAGCCCACACCATGATCGGTGCCGGTGGCACGGCAGGCCAGAATGACGCCGCCAACCTGCTCAAGCCGGCCCTGGCCCGTGGCGAGCTGCGCACCATCGCGGCCACCACCTGGAGCGAATACAAGAAGTACTTTGAGAAGGACGCCGCGTTGGCGCGTCGCTTCCAGGTGGTCAAGGTGGAAGAACCCACTGAAGCCCTGGCCGCCGCGATGCTGCGCGGCATGGTCGGCCTGATGGAAGCGCACTTCAACATTCGCGTGATGGACGAGGCCGTTACCGAAGCGGTGCGCCTGTCGCACCGCTACATCAGCGGCCGCCAGCTGCCTGACAAGGCGGTCAGCGTGCTCGACACCGCCTGCGCGAAGGTGGCACTCGGCCAGAGCGCCACCCCGGCGATCATCGAAGACACCCGCAAGCACCTGGATCGCCTGGACGCCGAGCTGGCCGCGCTGCAGCGCGAAACCGCCGGCGGCGCCAACCACCATGCCGAGCGCCTGGGCGAACTGCAGCAGCTGCAGGCCGATGCCCGGGCCGTGCTGGCCACCAATGAAGAGCGCCTCTCGCTGGAGCGTGCCCTGGCCGACCAGATCCGCCAGCTGCGCCAGCAGATGGAAAACGGCGGTGCCGAAGCGGCTGGCAACGAGGCGGCACCGGCTGAGGCCGTCGCCGCCGAGAAACCTGTGGCGCGTGGCAAGAAGGCCGCCGCCGCAGTGTCGCCGCAGCAGGCCGAGCTGGACCGCCTGCTGGCCGAACTGCGCCAGCTGCAGGGCGACACCCCGATGGTGCCGCTGCAGGTGGATGGCGGCGTGGTGGCCGAAATCGTCTCGGCCTGGACCGGCGTCCCGCTGGGCCGGATGGTCAAGGACGAGATCCGCACGGTGCGCACCTTGGGCACCCTGCTGGTCGACCGTGTGATCGGCCAGGACCACGCGCTGGAGGCCATCGCCCAGCGCGTGCGTACCGCCACGGCCAAGCTGGAAGACCCGAACAAGCCGCGCGGTGTGTTCATGTTCGTCGGCCCGTCCGGCGTGGGCAAGACCGAGACCGCGCTGGCGCTGGCCGACATCCTGTACGGCGGCGAGCGCAAGCTGATCACCATCAACATGAGCGAGTACCAGGAAGCGCACAGCGTTTCCGGCCTCAAGGGCTCGCCCCCGGGTTACGTGGGCTACGGCGAAGGTGGCGTGCTGACCGAAGCGGTCCGCCGCAACCCGTACAGCGTGGTCCTGCTGGATGAAGTGGAAAAGGCCCACCCGGACGTGCTGGAGATGTTCTTCCAGGTGTTCGACAAGGGCCAGATGGACGATGCCGAAGGCCGCGAGATCGACTTCCGCAATACGCTGATCATCCTGACCTCCAACATCGGCTCGTCGCAGATCATGCAGGCCTGCCTGAACAAGCCGGCCGAGGAGATCCCCACTGCCGACGCACTGGGTGAAGCCCTGCGCCCGGTGTTGATGAAGAGTTTCAAGCCCGCGTTCCTGGGTCGCATGAAAGTCGTGCCGTACTTCCCGATCAACGACGACGTGCTGGCCCAGATCATCGCGCTCAAGCTCGGCCGCATCCGCGACCGTGTGGCGGGTAACCACAAGGCCACGTTCTTGTGGGACGACAGCCTGGTCGAGGCCGTGCTGTCGCGTTGCACCGAGGTGGATTCCGGTGCACGCAATGTTGATCACATCCTCAACGGTACGCTGCTGCCGGAGGTCGCGGAAAGCGTCCTGGCGGCGATGGCCGAGGGGAACCGGATCAACACCATCAAGGTGACCGCAGGGAAGAACGGCGCCTTCAAATACAAGCTGTCCTGA